TTGCTTCACCAACTGGGGGTTCACGAAGAGTCCCCGGGAATCTGGGCGTTCTCGGACATACAGACCGCAAGTTACGGCTACCTCCACCACTCCCATAAACCGGTCGCACTTGTCGCCTACGCCACGATCAATCCCATCTTCGCAGCCGGTCGCTTTCCCGATTACACGCTGATCAATCTCGTTGAAAAAATGCCCCTCCTGGACGGTATCGAGTACACAGCCCTGGCGTTCCTTTGTGGCATACCCGCTCCGATATACCCGTCAGCCGAGCAACGCGGGAAGGTATTCGGCGAGGTTGCTTGGGATATCGTTCACCACTACAAGCTGGGCGAATGCTTCACAAAAAGTCGGCCATTCGGATTCGGTAGCCAAGCCAGTCACTACACGATGCGCCCCTGCGGCTTCGACCACGACCTCTCGGAGCCTGTCCCCGAGGCGTTGAAGGCAATGCGCAGCGCGTATCGGAAGATGAACAACGTACAGCGCGTGATGGTGCTGACACTGCTGCATCTGTATACGCAAGGGACAGATGATTTTTATCTTAAAGGTGGCTGCCCGACCAAGATATCAGCCGCCGAGGCGATCCAGGTGCTCCGCTCGGATCAAGACGCGCTCTCGATGTGGGCGCGGCTCATCACGCATTACGCGGGCTGGTGAAGCCATCCCCATGCATCAGGGTGCTCCAATGACAGGGCCTGGGCAGACTGATGAATGGCTGACAAATCAGAAGTTTCGTACGTCATCACCGAAAAGGCGCCCGTCCTCGACACGCTGGTTGTAGGCCTGGATAGCCCGCTGGTTGGCTTCAAGCCACTCAGCCCGCTGAGCCTGCTTGGCGTCGTCGGACTCATCAGTCGGATGTTTGCGATCATGATCGGTAGGCATGAGCCGTCTCCATCTAGTGCACCCGCTGATTGTATATGACCTGGCATCGGACAGGGTTTCGCCCCTAGCCCCGAGCGCCCGTGTAAACCAGATTTTTTGACCAGTAACCTTCTGAAGGTTACTGGTCAAAAAAATCTAATTTCTCCATTTAAATCAGATAGATGAGCACTATTCTCGCTAGATCTTATCAATGACGTGTAGCTGTTCAACAACCACCGATTAAAGCTGTCGCCCAAGGGCACAGTGACCAGGGGATTGGCTCAATCGGCGGCGCTGCGAGGTTCGTTCTCTTCTACGCCTCCACGAAAGGCACCAGGTAGTTGACCAATCTGTCTGCCCGTATTGGCGAGTGCTCGATTGAAAGCTGACACTGCCCTTCAAGCTCGATGTCGGTCAACTGAGACTCACACAGCTCTTTCAGCAATACCCTGGATTCAGCAACCAGTTGGTTCAACCGATCAAGCGTGAGCGCATAGCTCTCGTTCGCTGACGCTGCAGGGGTTGCCTTGTTCGTGGGGTGCACCACCACACGATGACTTGAGTAGCCGGGGTAGTTTCGGACAAACCACTGTTCTGCGACCAGAAGCTGACCATGCTCCTCCTTGGTCAACGGGTTTTTTTCCTGTTTGCGGCTTTTTGCTTCCAGGATCAGAGCAGTCTTGTTGGGGAGCAGCCAAAGCACATCTGGCCCTTCCCCACCAACGTCATGGCGCTCTGTAGTAAGCCCTATCAAGGTACCGAGTTCTGCGAGCGCCTGCTCGAACTGATTGGCAGAGGCGCTGCCGTGCAACTTGGACACCACCTCCTCAAAGCGTTGAAGCAGGCCACGCCTGATCCGGTATCCACGTAGCTGAGAGGCAATCGCTGCGCCTTGTGCACCAGGAGACGCCAGGGGCCGGTAGGGAGGAGCCGTACGTGGACGCAAAAGGTTGCGGTTCGCCGAAAACGCCGATCGTTGGAGCTCGTCACTGCGCTCGGTTTGCCCCCAGTTTTCTGCGATACGGCCTGCCAATTGGTACAACCAGCCACGTGTCTGGTCATCCACCGCGCCCTGAGCACCTGCTACCTGATCCAGGCGTTCGATCGCTTTGTCGTAAAAGCCGTCGGCCCAAAGGTTGAAGGCCTTGCGCTCCGTTGAGGCCGTATTGAACCGCTTCGGGTCGGGCGCCTCTGGCCCAACGTTTTCCGCAAGGGTTGCGGCATGGTACTCAACCCATCCGATGTCCCGATTGATGCTGAGCGCGATTGTATTGGTCAACTCGTTGACGTCACTGACTTCTTTGCTGACCGTCGACCCCATTTCGAGCTGTGCCCGAGTCGCGCTCGTGAGCAGCCTGAAGTTCGCGTCCTTGGCAATCCAACCAGCCAAGTCCGAGCCAAGCAGCAGCACTACGCAATGGTCGCCAGCCCCACGCGCTCCGCGTCCGATCCCCTGCTCTATCCGCTGAGCGAGCATGCGACTGATGGTAGCTCCACCATAGAGGGTCGCAGCACGTAACAGCTCATAATCAGACGTGCCGGAGGGAAGCCCTTCCATCACCAGGACTCTGCAAGAGTCACCGGGTAGATCAATTCCATCGTAACGGTTGGCAAATACGAATGGCCCATTGGTTCTACGCGACTGCAACGCCTCGATCGCGATCTCCACCTGGTCTGAGCCTTCCGCGAACTGGGCAGTGTCAGTCCATGCCTGCGCAGCATAGTTGGCGTGTACCAAAGCCACCGCCCCAAGGTTCATCCCAGCCACTTGCTTGAGCGTTGACTTAGCGACCTGTTGCGGATCGAAATCGAAGGGCATCAGACTTGGGATCAGGATCATCCGCTCACTGATTCCCGCGAGAGACCTAGAGGTTAACGCGTTGTTTACGAGCTGAGGATCGGCGTCGAATGTGCGGACAATTTCACTATCGTCAGCGATGGTCGCCGACATGTAGATACGTCGTGGAGCATCAGCGAATGTGGGGAAATTGTTTACCTGGGGCAGAACACTCGTAATGGTGAAAGCTTTGCCACTGATCAGCGCATGGCACAGATGCAGATTGTCTCGCAGCAATGGCCAAGCATACGGAACGTTCGCACCGTCGCCTCGCAACATTCCCCGTACGGTATCCAACTGCTCATTCCAGGCCCAATAAGGTACTTCCACAACGCCGCTGTTGAGGCCTGAAACGGTGTCGTCA
The genomic region above belongs to Pseudomonas sp. PSKL.D1 and contains:
- a CDS encoding type II toxin-antitoxin system CcdA family antitoxin, which gives rise to MPTDHDRKHPTDESDDAKQAQRAEWLEANQRAIQAYNQRVEDGRLFGDDVRNF
- a CDS encoding DEAD/DEAH box helicase; its protein translation is MPKPQGINDLYTSQAEVLEAWFQRKDERDTVVKLHTGGGKTLVGLLIAQSTLNDLKEPVLYLAPTTQLVKQTLEKAKSLGILAVPYIRGQPLHDDFVNGKAVMVASYKALFNGHSKFGVRGQKMPIRVGAVILDDAHVAFSVVRESFTLEVSSEKDKEMYEALCTLFRNAFRDIDRLGTFDDTVSGLNSGVVEVPYWAWNEQLDTVRGMLRGDGANVPYAWPLLRDNLHLCHALISGKAFTITSVLPQVNNFPTFADAPRRIYMSATIADDSEIVRTFDADPQLVNNALTSRSLAGISERMILIPSLMPFDFDPQQVAKSTLKQVAGMNLGAVALVHANYAAQAWTDTAQFAEGSDQVEIAIEALQSRRTNGPFVFANRYDGIDLPGDSCRVLVMEGLPSGTSDYELLRAATLYGGATISRMLAQRIEQGIGRGARGAGDHCVVLLLGSDLAGWIAKDANFRLLTSATRAQLEMGSTVSKEVSDVNELTNTIALSINRDIGWVEYHAATLAENVGPEAPDPKRFNTASTERKAFNLWADGFYDKAIERLDQVAGAQGAVDDQTRGWLYQLAGRIAENWGQTERSDELQRSAFSANRNLLRPRTAPPYRPLASPGAQGAAIASQLRGYRIRRGLLQRFEEVVSKLHGSASANQFEQALAELGTLIGLTTERHDVGGEGPDVLWLLPNKTALILEAKSRKQEKNPLTKEEHGQLLVAEQWFVRNYPGYSSHRVVVHPTNKATPAASANESYALTLDRLNQLVAESRVLLKELCESQLTDIELEGQCQLSIEHSPIRADRLVNYLVPFVEA